In one window of Gossypium arboreum isolate Shixiya-1 chromosome 4, ASM2569848v2, whole genome shotgun sequence DNA:
- the LOC108460862 gene encoding callose synthase 12-like: MPRRYRPGSKSGRTRTTPPKDEPYNIIPVHNLLADHPSLRFPEVRAVASALRVVGDLRLPPHGQWHPAMDLLDWLALFFCFQHDNVKNQREHLVLHLANSQMRLSPPPENIDTLDAGVLRTFRRKLLKNYTNWCSYLGKKSNVWISKSCHSNSDHRHELLYVGLYLLIWGESANLRFMPECICYIFHHMAMELNKILEDYIDENTGQPVMPSLSGENAFLHCVVKPIYETVKAEVDNSKNGTAPHTAWRNYDDLNEYFWSKRCFKKLNWPLDVGSKFFVTSSRSKHVRKTGFVEQRSFWNLYRSFDRLWVMLFLFLQAAIIVAWEEKGYPWQALTSNNVRVKVLTVFITWSGMRLLQAILDVGMQYSRVSTDTCGLGFRMVLKAVVAAGWIVTFTACYVKIWSQRNYDRRWSVEAGKRVVFFLLVACVYVLPELLALALFVLPWVRNFIEETNWKIFYLLTWWFQSKSFVGRGLREGLVDNIKYTLFWVLVLATKFAFSYFLQIKPMIKPTKQLLGLNNVDYEWPGGNIKLAVGLLWLPVVFIYLMDIQIWYSIYSSFVGAGVGLLQHLGEIRNIQQLKLRFQFFASAMQFNLMPEEQLLDARPTFKSKFNDAISRLKLRYGLGQPYRKLESNQVEARKFALVWNEIINIFREEDIVSDAEVELLELPHNYWNIRVIRWPCFLLCNELLLALSQAKELVDAPDKWLWHKISKNEYRRCAVIEAYDSIKHMMLEILNARSEEHSIFAVLFHEIDHSIEIQKFTKTFKMASLPQIHLKLIQLVEILTKPKKDASQVVYILQALYEIVVRDFFKDQRTTEQLREDGLAPCDLAAMAGLLFEKAVKLPDPNDERFYRQVRRLHTILTSRDSMQNIPVNLEARRRIAFFSNSLFMNIPHAPQVEKMMAFSVLTPYYNEEVLYSKEQLRTENEDGISILYYLQTIYDDDWKNFMERMRREGMVKDDEIWTTRLRDLRVWASYRGQTLSRTVRGMMYYYRALKMLAFLDSASEMDIREGIRELSSVREDVGLDGFNSNMSPSTRSLGGASSSLNLLFKGHEKGASLMKFTYVVACQIYGAQKDKKDPHAEEILYLMKYNEALRVAYVDEVSVGRDEKEYYSVLVKYDQQLQKEVEIYRVQLPGPLKLGEGKPENQNHAVIFTRGDAVQTIDMNQDNYFEEALKMRNLLEEYKHYYGIRKPTILGVREHIFTGSVSSLAWFMSAQETSFVTLGQRVLANPLKIRMHYGHPDVFDRFWFLTRGGISKASRVVNISEDIFAGFNCTLRGGNVSHHEYIQVGKGRDVGLNQISMFEAKVASGNGEQVLSRDVYRLGHRLDFFRMLSFFYTTVGFFVNTLMVILTVYVFLWGRLYLALSGVEIAALASNNNTNKALSAILNQQFVIQLGIFTALPMIVENSLEHGFLQAIWDFLTMQLQLSSVFYTFSMGTRTHFFGRTVLHGGAKYRGTGRGFVVQHKSFAENYRLYARSHFIKAIELGLILTVYASRSPVAKDTFVYIAMTISSWFLVLSWIMAPFVFNPSGFDWLKTVDDFDEFMNWIWYRGGVFAKAEQSWERWWYEEQDHLRTTGLWGKILEIVLDLRFFFFQYGMVYQLGITTNSTSIYVYLLSWIYIFVAFIIYMVISYARGKYAANDHIYFRLVQFLVIFFGVLVIIALLEFTSFKFIDIFTSLFAFIPTGWGLISIAQVIRPFLQSTRHWESVVYVARLYDILFGVIVMAPVACLSWMPGFQSMQTRILFNEAFSRGLQIFQIVTGKKI, encoded by the coding sequence ATGCCTCGCCGTTACCGCCCCGGGTCTAAGTCGGGTCGGACCCGGACCACTCCACCTAAAGATGAACCATACAACATAATACCTGTCCACAACCTCCTCGCCGACCATCCTTCTCTCCGTTTCCCCGAAGTACGAGCTGTTGCTTCTGCTCTACGCGTGGTTGGAGATCTACGACTACCACCTCATGGACAATGGCATCCTGCTATGGACCTCCTGGACTGGCTAGCTCTCTTCTTCTGTTTCCAGCACGACAACGTCAAGAACCAGAGGGAACACCTCGTCCTCCACTTGGCCAACTCTCAGATGCGGCTATCCCCTCCGCCAGAGAATATTGACACTCTCGATGCCGGTGTACTTCGTACGTTCCGCCGAAAACTCCTCAAGAACTACACTAACTGGTGCTCTTATTTAGGAAAGAAATCAAACGTATGGATCTCCAAAAGCTGCCACTCTAACTCTGATCACCGCCATGAATTACTGTACGTGGGGCTTTATTTGTTGATCTGGGGCGAATCTGCAAACCTCCGGTTCATGCCTGAATGTATCTGCTATATATTCCATCACATGGCCATGGAATTAAACAAGATTTTAGAAGATTACATTGACGAAAACACTGGCCAGCCTGTTATGCCGTCGTTATCGGGAGAAAATGCATTTTTGCACTGCGTGGTAAAGCCGATATACGAGACTGTAAAGGCGGAAGTTGACAATAGCAAGAATGGAACGGCGCCACATACTGCTTGGAGGAATTATGATGATTTGAATGAGTATTTTTGGAGTAAGAGATGTTTTAAGAAACTCAACTGGCCGCTTGACGTGGGCAGCAAATTTTTTGTTACTTCCAGTAGAAGTAAACATGTTAGGAAAACTGGTTTCGTTGAGCAAAGGTCATTTTGGAATCTTTACAGGAGTTTTGATAGGCTTTGGGTGATGCTGTTTTTGTTTCTTCAAGCTGCCATTATTGTAGCGTGGGAAGAGAAGGGGTATCCATGGCAAGCATTGACAAGTAACAATGTTAGAGTTAAGGTTTTGACAGTATTTATTACTTGGAGTGGGATGAGACTTTTACAGGCTATATTAGATGTAGGGATGCAATATAGCCGTGTTTCGACAGACACCTGCGGGCTTGGCTTTAGGATGGTGTTAAAAGCAGTTGTTGCTGCTGGCTGGATCGTGACTTTTACTGCTTGTTATGTAAAGATCTGGTCGCAGAGGAACTATGATAGAAGGTGGAGTGTTGAGGCTGGTAAGAGGGTGGTCTTTTTTCTACTAGTTGCATGTGTTTATGTCTTGCCAGAGTTATTGGCATTAGCTTTATTTGTTCTTCCTTGGGTTAGGAACTTTATAGAGGAGACCAATTGGAAAatattttacttgttgacatggtGGTTTCAGAGTAAGAGTTTTGTTGGTCGGGGATTGAGGGAAGGGCTAGTTGATAATATTAAGTATACTCTGTTCTGGGTATTGGTCTTAGCTACAAAATTTGCATTTAGTTATTTCTTACAGATTAAACCCATGATTAAACCGACCAAACAGTTGTTGGGCCTTAATAATGTGGATTATGAGTGGCCTGGTGGCAATATTAAGTTGGCTGTTGGTTTGTTGTGGCTGCCTGTGGTGTTTATTTACTTGATGGACATCCAAATTTGGTATTCAATTTATTCCTCCTTTGTGGGAGCAGGAGTGGGGTTATTGCAGCATTTAGGTGAGATTAGAAACATCCAACAGTTAAAGCTTAGGTTTCAGTTCTTTGCCAGTGCAATGCAGTTCAATCTGATGCCAGAAGAACAATTATTGGATGCTAGACCAACATTTAAGAGCAAGTTTAATGATGCTATTAGTAGGTTGAAGCTGAGATATGGGCTGGGGCAACCTTACAGGAAGCTCGAGTCAAACCAGGTTGAGGCTCGAAAGTTTGCTCTAGTATGGAATGAGATAATTAACATTTTCAGGGAAGAAGATATTGTCTCTGATGCTGAAGTTGAACTACTAGAGTTGCCCCACAATTATTGGAATATTAGAGTTATTCGCTGGCCTTGTTTTTTGCTATGCAATGAGCTGTTGCTTGCTCTTAGCCAGGCAAAAGAGTTGGTAGATGCCCCTGATAAGTGGCTCTGGCATAAAATCAGCAAGAACGAGTACAGGCGTTGTGCTGTGATTGAAGCTTATGACAGTATCAAGCACATGATGCTTGAAATCCTCAATGCCAGGTCTGAGGAGCATTCCATTTTTGCTGTTCTATTTCATGAAATTGATCATTCTATTGAGATTCAGAAGTTTACCAAGACATTCAAAATGGCTTCTCTACCCCAGATTCATTTGAAGTTGATACAACTTGTTGAGATATTAACCAAGCCCAAGAAAGATGCAAGCCAAGTGGTGTATATTTTGCAGGCCCTGTATGAAATTGTTGTTCGTGATTTTTTCAAAGACCAGAGGACCACTGAACAACTTAGGGAGGATGGATTGGCACCTTGTGACCTTGCTGCCATGGCAGGATTACTGTTTGAAAAAGCTGTTAAGTTGCCTGACCCCAATGATGAGAGGTTCTATCGGCAGGTTAGGCGCTTGCATACAATTCTTACTTCCAGGGATTCCATGCAAAATATTCCAGTTAATCTTGAGGCTAGACGGCGAATTGCATTTTTTAGCAATTCACTTTTCATGAATATCCCTCATGCTCCTCAAGTAGAGAAGATGATGGCTTTTAGTGTCCTCACCCCTTATTATAATGAAGAAGTTCTCTATAGCAAAGAACAACTTCGGACTGAGAACGAAGATGGGATTTCTATCCTATATTATTTGCAGACCATATATGATGATGATTGGAAAAATTTCATGGAAAGAATGCGACGAGAAGGAATGGTAAAGGATGATGAGATATGGACAACCAGGCTGAGAGATTTGAGGGTCTGGGCATCTTACAGAGGTCAGACACTTTCCCGAACTGTCAGAGGAATGATGTACTATTATAGAGCTCTAAAGATGCTGGCCTTCCTTGATTCTGCTTCGGAGATGGATATTAGAGAAGGGATACGAGAACTTAGTTCTGTGAGGGAAGATGTTGGTTTGGATGGTTTCAACTCTAATATGTCACCTTCTACCAGGAGTTTAGGTGGAGCAAGTAGTTCTCTGAATCTGCTATTTAAAGGCCATGAAAAAGGCGCCTCTTTGATGAAATTCACATATGTGGTTGCCTGTCAAATATATGGGGCTCAAAAGGACAAAAAAGATCCACATGCTGAGGAAATCTTGTATCTGATGAAATACAATGAAGCTCTTCGAGTTGCCTATGTTGATGAGGTTTCAGTTGGGAGGGATGAGAAGGAGTATTACTCTGTTCTTGTGAAGTATGATCAGCAATTACAGAAGGAGGTGGAAATCTATCGTGTCCAATTGCCTGGTCCATTGAAGCTTGGAGAGGGCAAACCAGAGAATCAAAACCATGCCGTCATCTTCACCCGTGGTGATGCTGTTCAAACTATTGATATGAACCAAGACAATTACTTTGAGGAGGCACTGAAAATGCGCAATCTCTTGGAGGAATACAAGCACTACTATGGTATACGAAAGCCCACCATACTCGGAGTCAGGGAACACATTTTTACCGGTTCTGTTTCATCACTTGCTTGGTTTATGTCAGCTCAAGAAACAAGTTTCGTCACTTTAGGACAGCGTGTCTTGGCAAATCCTCTGAAGATTCGTATGCATTATGGCCATCCGGATGTCTTTGACAGGTTTTGGTTTTTGACTCGGGGTGGGATCAGTAAAGCTTCCAGAGTGGTTAATATTAGTGAGGACATTTTTGCTGGCTTTAATTGTACTTTGCGAGGAGGAAATGTCTCACATCATGAATACATCCAGGTTGGGAAGGGAAGGGATGTTGGGTTGAATCAAATTTCGATGtttgaagccaaggttgctagtGGGAATGGTGAGCAAGTTCTCAGTAGAGATGTTTATCGACTGGGTCACAGATTGGACTTCTTCCGGATGTTATCCTTCTTTTATACCACTGTAGGATTTTTTGTCAATACACTGATGGTTATTCTTACTGTATATGTTTTTTTGTGGGGCAGACTTTATCTTGCTCTCAGTGGTGTTGAGATCGCTGCCTTGGCAAGCAACAACAACACCAATAAAGCACTTAGTGCCATCTTGAATCAACAGTTCGTCATCCAACTTGGTATTTTCACTGCCCTTCCGATGATAGTGGAGAATTCCCTTGAGCATGGATTCCTTCAAGCTATCTGGGATTTTTTGACAATGCAACTTCAGCTTTCATCAGTTTTCTACACATTCTCTATGGGAACCCGTACTCACTTCTTTGGTCGGACTGTCCTTCATGGTGGTGCCAAGTATCGGGGAACTGGCCGTGGTTTTGTTGTGCAGCACAAGAGCTTTGCAGAAAATTACAGATTGTATGCTCGCAGCCACTTCATAAAGGCCATTGAGCTTGGGCTCATACTTACTGTTTATGCATCTCGCAGCCCTGTTGCAAAGGACACATTTGTTTATATAGCTATGACTATCTCAAGTTGGTTTCTGGTCCTCTCATGGATAATGGCACCTTTTGTATTCAATCCTTCTGGTTTTGATTGGTTAAAGACTGTTGATGACTTTGATGAATTTATGAACTGGATATGGTACCGTGGTGGTGTCTTTGCAAAGGCTGAACAGAGCTGGGAGCGATGGTGGTACGAGGAGCAAGATCATCTTAGAACAACTGGCCTCTGGGGAAAGATACTAGAGATAGTTCTAGATCTTCGGTTTTTCTTTTTCCAGTATGGAATGGTATATCAACTGGGAATTACTACTAATAGTACCAGTATTTATGTATACTTGCTGTCCTGGATCTACATTTTTGTGGCATTTATAATCTATATGGTGATCTCATATGCTCGGGGTAAATATGCAGCTAATGACCATATCTACTTTCGGCTGGTTCAGTTCCTGGTCATTTTTTTTGGTGTACTCGTTATAATTGCACTGCTTGAGTTTACTTCCTTCAAATTTATTGACATCTTCACCAGTTTATTCGCTTTTATTCCCACTGGCTGGGGACTTATATCGATCGCCCAAGTGATTCGGCCTTTTCTGCAGTCTACAAGGCATTGGGAATCTGTTGTGTATGTGGCTCGACTATATGATATACTGTTTGGGGTGATTGTTATGGCCCCCGTGGCATGTTTGTCATGGATGCCTGGATTTCAATCAATGCAGACAAGGATCTTATTTAATGAAGCATTTAGCAGGGGTCTACAAATCTTCCAGATTGTTACTGGGAAAAAAATCTGA
- the LOC108460703 gene encoding leucine-rich repeat extensin-like protein 5, whose translation MASGLSGRGNSSGSKGFDFGSDDILCSYEDYGNQESSNGSHAEAALGTTTTSSSTDFHKGRVARSIFPANAYSQPDDSLYSDVTATVEKTMKKYADNLMRFLEGISSRLSQLELYCYNLDKSIGEMRSDLIRDNEDADSKLKSIEKHLQEVHRSVQILRDKQELAETQKELAKLQLAQKESSSSSHSQSTEERASPPASDSKKTDHTSEMQNQQLALALPHQVAPPQQPVVPHSQAPPQNLTQQSYYIPSNQLSNPHAPAPVHVPAPTPTPAPPSLPAPAPTPHTQSQYLPPDPQYQAPHIQDVSRMPPQPRQSHQVPPVQSFPQYQQQWPQQVPQQVQQQQQSSMQTQMRPPSTLAYPPYPPTQSSNPSPPEALAHSTPMQVPYSGVPPPLSSRVDTIPYGYRVPGRTAPQPIKGTFEAQPRDGYQAPVSHPPLPPGSAYMMYDSEGGRAHHPPQQPHFSQGGYPPANVSLQTPQPGPSPNVMMRNSSHSQYVRNHPYSDLIEKLVSMGFRGDHIASVIQRMEESGQAVDFNAVLDRLNVQSSGGTQRGGW comes from the exons ATGGCATCTGGGTTATCGGGTCGGGGCAACTCGAGTGGTTCCAAAGGGTTCGATTTTGGGTCCGATGATATTCTTTGCTCGTATGAGGACTACGGGAACCAGGAATCGTCAAATGGTAGCCACGCCGAAGCTGCACTCGGTACCACGACCACCAGCTCTTCCACG GATTTTCACAAAGGCAGAGTGGCACGGTCAATATTTCCAGCTAATGCATACAGTCAACCAGATGATTCGTTGTACTCAGATGTGACTGCTACTGTTGAAAAAACCATGAAAAAATATGCGGACAACCTCATGCGCTTTCTTGAGGGAATAAGTTCACGACTGTCACAGTTGGAGTTATATTGCTACAATCTTGATAAATCGATTGGAGAAATGCGATCTGATTTAATTCGTGATAATGAAGATGCAGATTCAAAGCTTAAATCTATTGAGAAACATCTCCAAGAG GTCCACAGGTCTGTGCAGATACTGAGAGATAAGCAGGAGCTAGCTGAGACTCAAAAGGAGTTGGCTAAATTACAACTTGCGCAAAAGGAGTCTTCTTCTTCCAGCCATTCACAATCCACTGAGGAGAGAGCATCACCACCTGCCTCTGATTCTAAAAAGACTGACCACACATCCGAGATGCAAAACCAGCAATTAGCTCTTGCCCTGCCTCATCAAGTTGCACCACCACAGCAGCCTGTGGTACCACACTCTCAAGCCCCACCTCAGAACTTGACACAACAATCCTATTATATACCTTCAAACCAGTTATCCAACCCCCATGCTCCTGCTCCAGTCCATGTCCCAGCCCCGACTCCTACCCCTGCCCCGCCTTCACTACCAGCCCCAGCACCAACTCCACACACTCAGAGTCAATATTTACCTCCTGATCCGCAATACCAAGCTCCTCACATACAAGATGTCTCTAGGATGCCACCACAGCCTAGACAGAGCCATCAGGTACCACCTGTCCAATCATTCCCTCAGTATCAGCAGCAGTGGCCACAACAAGTACCACAGCAAGTACAACAGCAGCAGCAATCATCGATGCAAACACAGATGAGGCCTCCATCAACACTAGCTTACCCTCCCTACCCTCCTACACAATCATCAAACCCATCTCCTCCAGAGGCATTAGCACACAGCACCCCCATGCAGGTTCCATATTCTGGAGTTCCTCCACCTCTGTCTAGTCGTGTCGATACCATTCCTTATGGGTACAGAGTGCCTGGCAGAACAGCTCCCCAGCCAATCAAGGGCACTTTTGAAGCACAACCAAGGGATGGGTATCAGGCGCCTGTCTCCCATCCCCCCCTTCCTCCAGGAAGTGCATACATGATGTATGATAGCGAAGGGGGTAGAGCACATCACCCACCCCAACAGCCTCACTTCTCACAGGGTGGGTATCCCCCTGCCAATGTCTCTCTTCAGACTCCTCAACCTGGCCCTAGCCCTAATGTTATGATGAGGAACAGTAGCCATTCCCAGTATGTTCGCAACCATCCTTACAGTGATCTGATTGAGAAATTAGTGAGCATGGGATTCAGGGGTGACCATATTGCGAGTGTGATTCAGAGGATGGAGGAGAGTGGGCAGGCGGTGGATTTTAATGCCGTGCTGGATAGGCTGAATGTGCAATCCTCTGGTGGTACTCAGAGAGGGGGATGGTAA